The Plectropomus leopardus isolate mb chromosome 14, YSFRI_Pleo_2.0, whole genome shotgun sequence DNA window tttttgacaacaaaagacataacacacatacaccattTATACATACAAATCAGACAAAGTACAATACAAAGTACAACAGACAATAGACAGTCTGATTCAGACAGTGCTGAGACTGCTAGTAGTTGTAGTCGTAACTGTGGGTGGTATTGTTGTAGTAGTCATAATTGTAGTTGTGGGTAGTTCTGTTGTTGCtgaagtagtagtagtggttgtagtagtagtagcctACTAGTAGTAGTGCTAGGTGAATAATTGTGGATGGTATTATTGTTGTGGTAGTAGTAATGGTTGTTGTATAGGTACAGTTGTAGGGGTAGCGCAGTAGCAGTAGTTGACGTCACAGCACCAGTTCAAGTGATAGTAGTAGAAATAGTACCGGTAATAGCACTTGAAATGGCAGAGATACCCAAATTAGCAGTAGCAAAAGTAGTAGTAACAAGTTGGAGTGTCTCTGAATATTGTCTAACTATAGTAGTTTGTTCTCTTGTCTCTCTTGAAAGAGACCTCAGTCTAAACAATACTTCTTGATTAAATATATACTTACTACTGAAAAACAtgtatgtaaatacataaatcagaGGGATCAGCTGTACTCATGAAGCTGAATTCTCAACACCTCTGTTGCTGCTGCCGTCTGTGACCCTGACCTTTAACCTCAAACAAAATCCTCTGCTCATTGAAATAACGCAACATATTTCCCGGTGTTCATTTTCATTAAGTAGCTTGTTGTCTTGCTAATTTGCACCTTTAACAATTTTAACAAAACCACTGAGATAGTGACTTAGTCTTTTAGTCAGaatcatacaataaaaaataaagaactgtGTTTAGACTCAAAGACCCTTTAATTCAAATCAGCTCCACCTCTCAAACTACAGTAAAACCAACAGtaaataataaactaataatagatgattataaaacacacacaggggtcAATCATCAGCAATATGAGTACTTATACTTTTGAATCTTTAAGTAAATTTGGCTAATAATACTTGTACTCAAGTTGCAATTTCAATACAGTGCTGTTACTTTTACTAAATTTTCAGCGTTGTGTATCCACTCTGAGCACTTCCACACCTGATGAGTTTGACTGATGCTGACTGACTGCTGACCCTCCTTTGTCTGCTGAGAAACAAAGCATGAATCTATGGTGTTATTGTGACCTCTAGCGGTTCCTTTGGGTAATTACAGTGTTCATTATTTCACATGAGCAGGGTGGCAGATGGCAGCTGCTGCATGCGGAGATGTGACTTTTGATGGACCTGCTCGTACAGATTAAACATCTATTTTTAGAGAGATTCAACTTTCATACactttattttaccttttgttattttagttttgcagttttatatCGCCTTGcattcaaaacaaattaaaaagtggTAAATAATGTAGGCAGTATAAAGACACTTCCACCCTTTTATAGGTGTATAGGACCTATAGGAGGAACTTTGCTCAAGGCTCAACACATTTAGCACCATTAGTCCCGTGTGTTGTTGCGTCTTAAAAGCATGTAATTTCAGTGAATAGGCGCTTGGTAAATTGCAGCGTGCAGACCGTATTTTTAGCATATTTGCCAGAAGCAGGCGGAGCTAAGGAGGCTGAGATGGAGGGATGCTGCTGAATAGCAGGTGGAGACCGCGGATGTTTACGGGATGCACTTCGCTGAGGCAGAATTAGAGAAAGCCGGGTAGATTGTGTTCGACTTGAAAAGTGCGTTTCACTCTGGGGAcggttttgcatttcttttaaatctcgGAGAGCTCAGATTGAGTCTGCTCAGCACACCGACAGGCTGTGAGAGGCTCCGTCTGTCTGTCGTGTTGCTGGAGGTTGCGACGATGTGAAGCTCCATCGTTGGGTCGACGGCCGCAGCCTTTTCCCTGAAACCTGATATTATGCAGGGAACAAGGGGCGCTGCACGGATTAAAGGGGAACAAAGCACCGGTTTAGAAAACGTTTTACAAACTGGCAGGTAAGCGGGTGTTTGTGTGGTGCGCCACCgcatgaaaaacaaccaaatcaCGGGATGAAACAGCATTAAATTGAGTAAATATCGTTATAGTAGCACAACAGCAATCATCATCTGATAGAATCAGTCTTTAGGATTTGACTCCGAGTcgttttaaaagtgaaagtgcagctattttctgtgctgctgataCAGAAAAGTCTAGGCCTTCACTGTTTGTAAGGTGTGAGTCCATGATGGTGAGCTGTGTCCACTGCTtgtttaccagtttaaatcccGAGTTTAAATCAAGCTTTTACTATCAGCTAGTTAATAATTTATATGTTGCAGACTTGGTTTGATTCCAAAGATATTTATAGGTTGATTGTGTGATGTGGAGTGTAAAATGTTGCTATGAGTAATCAGATTCTCCCAGCCTAGTAACTCTGCCAAAAATAGACTCTATTAAAGGactctggtgtttttttgtgagttatGTCACTTCCCTGAAGGGGAAATGTCTCATCTGGTGTAAAAATCAGTGCACGAAtatgtgtgcatacatgcatgcaaTCTCTGAACCGGCATTATGACCCTCCCCCACAGACTGCATCTCTCTTAAGCTCCAGACTGAATGCTATAATCCACTAATTGAAATCtcttctcatattttttccACTTCCTCTCACATATcatcccccctcccctccaatGACCCCCCTCCCTCTTGCCTACCTGTAGTATTAGCCAACTATGGTCGACCCCTCGGAGGCTGAGGAGCAGAACAAGTGTAAAGGCCCGCAGCTCGACACACCGGCTGTGGCCCCTGAAGACCCTCGACTGCCAGAACAGGCTGATGGCACAACAACAGAGGATGACGGGGATGCCGGTTTCGAGACGCCGCCCACCGGCAGTTCTGAGGCGAGCCCCTGCCACGCTGTATCTACAGCAGGGCCGGACCCCGCCTCTCAGGGGCCCCAACCTGAGCCACCACAGACCcagactgacagagacacaTCACCAAAGTTGCACCTGGACCTGTACAACTTTGACTCACCAGCTGCAGAGGGCAGCCGCTACGTCTTAACAAGCCCTCACTCTCTGGAGGCGTGTGCTCGATGCGGGGTCAAACCTGTGGAGCTCCTGCCCCGCCCGCTGGCTGACTTCGCCCGTGAGGCTCCCGGGCGCTCCATGCGTGTTGCGACAGGCCTGTTTGAAGTCTACGAGAGAGACAGACACGGCAAACTGAGGCAgtgcagggaggagagggagaggatcatcagagaggaaaaaagaaggaTTCTGCAGGCAACAGTCAATACCAGCAGCAGTGCGTCACCCTCCTCTGTGGAGCAGCAGCACAAAAACCCCTCTAGCTCCACTCAGCCTCCTAAATCTGGGCCGGTGAcctccagctcagctcctgaTTTTGGAGCGTCCTCTACAGCCGCAGCATCAGGTCCAACCTCTAAAACGGGCACATCCCTTTTATCTAAAGCTCCACCCTCCAGCACCTCGCCGAAATCTGCCCATGCAGGATCTACTCAGTCCTCAAAATCTGGTTCCACCACCTCCACACCGTCCTCGAGGGCTGGCTTCCAAGGATCCGCCAAGCATCTTCTGTCCTCATCTGAACAAGCAAAGCCCACACGGCCGCTCTCATGCGGGCCTCCACCGGTCATCAGGAAGTCTTCAGGCGGTAAATCTTCAAACACTTTTCCCAGATCAACACCCAAACCCCCGTCCTTCCCCAGAGCCAACTCCACACTGACATCATCCGTCACAAAGCCTGCAGTTCAGAGTCCTGGGAAGCCTCAGAACGGCGTCACGGGAACACCAGTCTCTCAGCACAATGGGCATCTTGGCTTTCACTCCAAGGTGAAAGGAAAAAGCCATTCGCTGGAGTCCCTGCAGCGGAAGATAGATCCGGtctgctcctccacctccaccactacaactacaactacatGCACCTCTTCAGAGTCAGGTGCATCCTCCTCTTACAGCTGGGATGGTCCGCGAGATTACTGGGCCAAAGTCTCCAGCCCTCGAGCTCGCACTATGGCCACTTTCAACTCCCTGATGGGCCGCAGCCTCAGCCTGGGCGACCTGAGCCACTCTCTCCAGACGACGCAGAAGGTTGAGCGCATAGTGAAGGAGGTGAAGCGCCGAGGCCTGAAGGCCGTGTCCGAGCGCGACCGCAAGATCGCAGCTTTGATGCTTGCCAGATACCAGGAGGAAGACATCATGAGTCAGACCCGCTACGTGGCTCACCTGCAGTGGGACAGTGAACGCAGAATGGAGGAGCTACGacgagagcaggaggagagagagaagcagcGTGCAGTGCTTCAGTGCCAGCGGGTGTGGCAGACTCAGGTGTCAATACGCCAACGAAGACTCAGCCAGCAGGAGCGCCAGTCAGCTGCCGCCAAGATGCGTCAGGCTGAGGAGAGCGAGGAGCGATGGAGGGAGCTCGCAGAGCAGCAGGAGCGCAACCGTCTACTGAGGTTACAGCAGGCAGCGCGAGAGGAGAAGCATAAGAAAGCTCTTCAGGAGCAGAACCTGAAGgcgctggaggaggagagggcggCCATGCTGGAGCAGGAGAGGCTGCTGCTGAAGGAGAAGCTCACCATGGCGGAGCTGAAGAGGCAGGAGAAGGAGCACCAGGCCCAGGAGGACAGACGAGGTCTGAACAAAGCAGAGAAGAGACGTCACGCTGCCCTGATACAGGAGATCGCCcgcagagagcaggaggagagggaggaggccAGAAGGGCAGCGGAGGAGAAGCTCAGCCGCTCCTTGGAGAATTATGAACAGATTGTTGAGCGTCGAGGGCAAGAGCTGAAAGAAAAGGCCAAGCGCGAGGAGCAGCAGATCCAGAAAGCACGCAAGGCAGCGGAGAGGCGTGAgaggcaacagcagcagctgcttgaAGCTCGTGTGAAAGAGGCGGAGAAACGAGCCCAGCAGGCAGCTTTAGTGGCCGAGGAGAAGGCCAAGGAGAAAGCTCAGAGGGCCATCCAGAGCCGGCAGGAGAAGGAGAAACTCCAGAGGCTCAACAGGCAgcgagtggaggaggaggagaagcagaggcgtctggagctgctgcagtccatcgagaggaagctggagaagAGCGAGCAGATCTTCAAGGAGAAGAGGGCGGTTCTGGAGAGCGCTCGCTCTGTGGCTCGGGCCTCTTTTCATGTTCGAGACAAAGTGCGGGAGGAGACCAACATGCGCACATTTGATAAGATGGCTCTGGAAGCTCAACTGAAAGCCAGCCTGGATGAGAAATAAACTCACAGCTTTGTTGTGGACCCCCTAACTTCTGGTCATGTGCTCGGCTCCTGCCTTCATTATGACCCTCAT harbors:
- the ccdc177 gene encoding coiled-coil domain-containing protein 177 — protein: MVDPSEAEEQNKCKGPQLDTPAVAPEDPRLPEQADGTTTEDDGDAGFETPPTGSSEASPCHAVSTAGPDPASQGPQPEPPQTQTDRDTSPKLHLDLYNFDSPAAEGSRYVLTSPHSLEACARCGVKPVELLPRPLADFAREAPGRSMRVATGLFEVYERDRHGKLRQCREERERIIREEKRRILQATVNTSSSASPSSVEQQHKNPSSSTQPPKSGPVTSSSAPDFGASSTAAASGPTSKTGTSLLSKAPPSSTSPKSAHAGSTQSSKSGSTTSTPSSRAGFQGSAKHLLSSSEQAKPTRPLSCGPPPVIRKSSGGKSSNTFPRSTPKPPSFPRANSTLTSSVTKPAVQSPGKPQNGVTGTPVSQHNGHLGFHSKVKGKSHSLESLQRKIDPVCSSTSTTTTTTTCTSSESGASSSYSWDGPRDYWAKVSSPRARTMATFNSLMGRSLSLGDLSHSLQTTQKVERIVKEVKRRGLKAVSERDRKIAALMLARYQEEDIMSQTRYVAHLQWDSERRMEELRREQEEREKQRAVLQCQRVWQTQVSIRQRRLSQQERQSAAAKMRQAEESEERWRELAEQQERNRLLRLQQAAREEKHKKALQEQNLKALEEERAAMLEQERLLLKEKLTMAELKRQEKEHQAQEDRRGLNKAEKRRHAALIQEIARREQEEREEARRAAEEKLSRSLENYEQIVERRGQELKEKAKREEQQIQKARKAAERRERQQQQLLEARVKEAEKRAQQAALVAEEKAKEKAQRAIQSRQEKEKLQRLNRQRVEEEEKQRRLELLQSIERKLEKSEQIFKEKRAVLESARSVARASFHVRDKVREETNMRTFDKMALEAQLKASLDEK